One segment of Strix aluco isolate bStrAlu1 chromosome 4, bStrAlu1.hap1, whole genome shotgun sequence DNA contains the following:
- the DIO3 gene encoding thyroxine 5-deiodinase, with the protein MLHSLGVHTLQLLTQAAACILLFPRFLLTAVMLWLLDFLCIRKKMLMMPTAEEAASASEGPPPDDPPVCVSDSNRMFTLESLKAVWHGQKLDFFKSAHVGSLAPNPEVIQLDGQKRLRILDFARGKRPLILNFGSCTUPPFMARLRSFQRLAAHFVDIADFLLVYIEEAHPSDGWVSSDAAYNIPKHQCLQDRLRAAQLMREGAPDCPLAVDTMDNASSAAYGAYFERLYVIQEEKVMYQGGRGPEGYKISELRSWLDQYKTRLQSPSTVVIQV; encoded by the coding sequence ATGCTCCACTCCCTTGGCGTTCACACCTTGCAGCTGCTCACCCAGGCGGCCGCCTGCATCCTCCTCTTCCCCCGCTTCCTGCTCACCGCCGTGATGCTTTGGCTCCTGGATTTTCTGTGCATTCGGAAGAAGATGCTGATGATGCCCACGGCGGAGGAGGCGGCCAGCGCCAGCGAGGGGCCGCCCCCCGACGACCCCCCGGTCTGCGTGTCCGACTCCAACCGCATGTTCACGCTGGAGTCGCTGAAAGCCGTGTGGCACGGGCAGAAGCTGGACTTCTTCAAGTCGGCACACGTGGGCTCCTTAGCCCCCAACCCCGAGGTGATCCAGCTGGACGGGCAGAAGAGGCTCCGCATCCTGGACTTCGCCCGCGGCAAGAGACCCCTCATCCTCAACTTCGGCAGCTGCACCTGACCCCCGTTCATGGCCCGCCTGAGGTCCTTCCAGCGCCTGGCCGCGCACTTCGTGGACATTGCCGACTTCCTGCTGGTGTACATCGAAGAAGCACACCCCTCCGACGGCTGGGTCAGCTCGGACGCCGCCTACAACATCCCCAAGCACCAGTGCCTCCAGGACAGGCTGCGGGCAGCTCAGCTGATGCGGGAAGGGGCGCCCGATTGCCCCCTGGCCGTGGACACCATGGACAATGCTTCCAGCGCCGCCTACGGAGCCTACTTCGAGAGGCTCTACGTCATCCAGGAGGAGAAGGTGATGTACCAGGGAGGCAGAGGACCAGAGGGCTACAAGATCTCGGAGCTGAGGAGCTGGCTAGACCAGTACAAAACCCGGCTCCAGAGCCCCAGCACGGTGGTCATCCAAGTGTAA